TATTGTGCATGGTTTTGGTGCAAGTGCGGATAAGCATTGGTTTAATTGGCTTAAAAATGCATTGCAAAAAGATAAAAATGTGAGCGTTAAAATTCTTAATATGCCAAATAGCGAGAATCCAAGCCTAGAGCAATGGCTAGAAACGCTTAGAAATGAGGCTAATGTGGTGGGCGAAAATACCTATTTTGTGGGGCATTCTTTGGGCTGTATTAGTATTTTAAGATATTTGGCAAGTCTAGATTCTAAAAATGCGAAAGTCGGCGGTGTGATACTGGTGAGCGGCTTTTATGAATCTTTACGTATCTTGCCGCAGCTTGATAGCTTTACAAAGCCTAAACTTGATATGAAAAAGCTTACCCACATAGTGCAAAACAGGCTTGTAATCTCTGCAAGAGATGATGAAATCGTGCCTACCAATTTAAGTGAGAATCTAGCTAAAATATTAAATGCCACTTTTATACAAACACCAAATGGTAAGCATTTTATGGATAAAGATGGCATAACACAAATGCCCTTGGTGCTTTTTATACTACAACATTTATTTACTAAAGACAAGCTTATATAGAATCTGGCTAGATTCTATATAAGCCGCACTCCTTCTTACGCGCTTAGTGTTTCACTATAATCAAAAAGTAATAAATTTTTATACCAAATAAACATAATAAAAGTTTAATTGGTGTAAAATTCGCGTTGGGGAAATGCAAATCAAATCTTTGAAACACAAAGGGAAGGAGAAAATATGTTTAAGTCGCTTTCACTTGGCAGCAAGCTCGTGGCGTGTGTAACGGCGATATTTGTGATAATCATAGGCTCTGTTAGCTACTTCAATTACAGGCAAAATAGCCATGAGATAAACGACCTTTATACCGGCATTCAGCAAGGTGGGCTTGATGCTTCTTACAATACGATAAATAT
This genomic stretch from Helicobacter jaachi harbors:
- a CDS encoding RBBP9/YdeN family alpha/beta hydrolase codes for the protein MRGILAFLGVCVLFAHIYAKDVPHKQGANMTKQVYIVHGFGASADKHWFNWLKNALQKDKNVSVKILNMPNSENPSLEQWLETLRNEANVVGENTYFVGHSLGCISILRYLASLDSKNAKVGGVILVSGFYESLRILPQLDSFTKPKLDMKKLTHIVQNRLVISARDDEIVPTNLSENLAKILNATFIQTPNGKHFMDKDGITQMPLVLFILQHLFTKDKLI